In the genome of Columba livia isolate bColLiv1 breed racing homer chromosome 1, bColLiv1.pat.W.v2, whole genome shotgun sequence, the window AGGGAAATCACTGTGGTAACACTGAATGTGCAAAGGTCTGAAGTATTCTGCATCTCTTATAGTGATCGCTGCATATTGGGAAACGCAGCTTCAGAGGCAGTAACCTCATGAACTGCCGAGACATGAATACCACTATTGTTTccaagcaagaaaaacagagctgcagaaaacagaaaagctcctACAGTCCTGGGTCGATGCCAAACTGTTGTATATTCTTTCAGAGGAAGATAACCTGCTTAATTTTGGATAAGTTCTCATAGTAGCTTGTGTTATGCTTACAACTAAGTGACCAAGTGAAGGAGGCAGAATTCTGAAGACCTACAGCATGTGTTTGACAAAGCTCAGACACAGACCAGGTTCATAGTTAGATATCCATTCAAAACTACTAGGAAGAGCTTAAAAGATAGGATGAAAGTTAACcctttctaaaataaaactaagGAAGTCATAAGGAAGTGGCAAGAAGCCCAGTATCAAACCCCAACATGTTGGTACTTTATTCCGACCCTTGCGTTTGCACTTCTCAACATGCAGATGGTGCTAGAAATGATGTTATATGCTTAAGGCTCTGAAACATTTCATATTGAGACACACAGACTTCATCTGTGTGGGCCCTTAGCTGGTAATTTAGTCTCCACTAATTACCCAGGCCTGAAGAGGGTACAGCACCTTGAATCTCAGAACTGGTGGTCTTGTCCTTTTTAAATATGTGCCTTACTTTCAGAACAGGACAAAATCTGTCTCATGACTACTTATGACATTAGTGTCTTCTAAAGTGATGAATTCTTAAAGCCTAGGAGGTTGGGGCTTCATTTTCCAGATGCTGTACAAGCATATTTTACtaggttttcctttctgttgaaAACATGCTCTCATTTCTTTTGTGCATTAGCAATGCGGTGTTTCTTTAATTTCACATAATGAAGGAACAAGAGAATCTTATTTTGTCCCTTCTGTTAATATTCTTTGATCCCAATGATCTTTAGGACAGTCAGTGCCTTTCCAGCTGAAGATGGTCTCTCTTTGAGGACATTACTCAACACAGTCACAAAGGAGCCTTTGCCCCTCCAAGGCCGCCATGTCCTCTATCTCATCAGCACCGTGATGAACTCAGtgtccagctcctgctcccaaGCCAGCTGTGCTCACTGGCACTCTCAGTTTCTGGCCCAAGAATGTTTCCATTTGGATGCAAACACCTTTTGGATTATCACTATTACTAACACTGAACTTCAGACAGATAATAGGCCCAGATTGTTGTGTTAGAGATCCAGGTGGCTTCCATTGCACAAACAGATTATCTTCTACCTGGGCTGGCTGGTACTGGGATAGATGGATTTCAGGCCAGTGCAGACACTGGCTGATGCTGAATTAAACCAGGTCAGTatattctttgttttccaagtCTGAGGTAAAGGTCCCTCTGAATGAGTGTGCCAAGAAAGGAGCAATTTTCCTTCCTactcaactaaaaaaaaaaggagtatcCAGTATGACATCTAGTGTGTGTTTCTTAGCCTGATTTTGGCATCTCCTTTatgcaataattttttttataggAAAGTATCGGTCTGTCCACTCTACCCCAATAACTTTTCAATTGTTTTACTGATTTAACAGCAAATTTGTCAAAATTTGACAGTAAACTCCAGCCGCTGGAACCCCAGTCTTCTAACCTTTTTACTAAATAGCAATTCATATTCACTCAGCACTTCTTGGCCCTTCCTCCAGACTCTCTCCCTCCGCCCCTTCATTATGTGTATCCAATGGGTATGGGTGAGTGGGTTAATATTCAATTTGTAGCTGTTAGCCAAAAAATACTAGCTTAACTCCTTATCAAAGGCTCGTCACACTTCTTCCTGTTCTCaccatgttttttcttctaatattcTCTCATGAAAATATTCCAAATTTAACATAAAGTctaaaggaaacttttttttcagtagtgcACATTAGattacttttaatttctttactcCTGTAAGTGCTAAAAAGACAAAGGATTTTCAGTACAACTACAATTCTTcttatttctcaaaatattcTTAAGAAACACAGTATTGCACAGCAGAACACTAAAAGAAAAGCCCAGCTTCTCTCAGGCTGCAGTTTTACTACCATTTGGCAGCGGGATTAACCTCAGCAGCCCCCGCTCCTGTCACTGAATCCTGTGTCTGCTACAAATGTTTGTGCCATCATTGTTGAATCAGAGTTGAATTATggctttttcagttttgctgtaaACCACAGATCGGTTCCCCATGAGCTGCACTGGGAACTCGGGCACAGAGCTCAGATTACCGGTTTTGCTTCTGCAATTAGGGCCTTGTTTTGCATTTGGCAACGTAAGACTTACTCTCCTTTTCGCACGCGGGTTTTGAAACTTAGTGAATTCCCATGTGCTTACGTGCCGTTTGAAACTGTGTTGTAGGTACTTTGGGAAACTTCACCTCATATCTAAAACCTCTGAATGGGCGATTTAATTTCTGAAGTAGttagcattttaaatgaaacGCTTTATCACGGCAATGACCAGTTCCTCGGTAAAGTGCGATAACAGTCACGTGTAGCGTAATCCACAAACAGCTTCCTAATAGTAGTCTTAGTAGTAAACCCCCAGTATAATTAATTCTCAGGAAACCAAACAGTGTCACATCTGATTCTCTTCCAATGGAACAAGTACTGACATAGAAGATCCCTCAAGAATGGGTGTAGCAACAGCTAGTTCTACTCACACTAAACACCTTAGGAAGGATCTAAAATTTGCAGAGGGATGATGAGGAATAAATGAGGGAAAGAAGATCTAGAGAAATTTTCCTACTATGACAGCAGGAAGTAACTTGGAGTCAAAGCAGACAACCTGATACTTAGAAAGACAACTCCTTTGGAATAACCAGGAATGTGGAGCTTTCAATGTACAGAATTTGATGCAGCTGAATAGCAACCTTTTGATTTCCTTGATATGTAGGTGGTCCTCTTCAAACCTAAATATGGCTTATTTTAGTCCAATCATCTCTGCTTTGGCATTCTTCACATTCCTATCTCCTGCTGATATGTTTATTATACCATCAGCAGAACAAAATTGTCTTCCTAGAAGCAGataataaaaaatggaaaagtgaGCAAATTCTCAAATCTAAAAATGGAATTGCACTCAACATTTACCAAGATCTTCCTGCAACTCATTCCAACTCTTATTTATTCTCCAAGTAAATAACAATGAGTTTCTGATTGACTTGAAAACCTCAACTTACTTAGTGTGGTTTTGATATGTTCTTGAAACTATTTATGGCTATGGGAGAATTTATCTGAGCACTAAATGTGAGAAAAGAAAACCCGCAAGTGATCTAGGTAAACTTTAACATTTGTACTTGTGATCCTTTGTGTAGGAGGgtgtggaaaacaaaactctGTCTGGGTGCACAGGGAATGGAAACTTTCCAGATTGTGAATGTACTGACCTTCAGTAAAGGAGCAGCAAGATGTATGCTatgggtttggtggtttttttctttttccctatttattttattattttctgttttttcttgaacattttGGGTTATTACAACGAGTCATACATGCCTTTTATGCCTAGATGTGGTAGTTATCCCTTGTGAGCTttttatcctctttttttttttttttttctatatgcccaaatgcaattttaaaagtttaatttaaaaaaatcagaagaagtAATAGTTATTGCTGGTCTAGAGGTAGGTGCCCTGTTGCTGTGTTTAGTCAAAACAAAGTGGGCAGTTTGCATCCACCTAGATTATCAAAACATAGTTTGCCTGATCTCAAGTTTACAAGATGTCAGAACTACTCTTCTCTTGGACTCAACTTCATTTATAAATTAAATAGATAGTAAAAATTTGTCTAcagttcatattttctgtctcGAGACGGCTTTTCCTACGTTTTCcttagtatcttttttttttcccctatttctCTCATTATTATCCTCCTCTTATGTCCTGAAGGAGTCAATGAGCCATATTTTCCAAATAGAATTTGGTCAGTGTTTTTTTGTGGAATGCTAATTGCCATTTTAGATCAGTTTAACAGACAAACCCTACCCCTTTACTGCTGGAAAAGGGGTTGATGCTCTCAATGAAGCTAATGCTCCTAAGTTCCAAACAAGTAGATCGTGTTCCATGGAGGCATTTGATACCTTTGGGAAGCTGAAAAATGTGGGCACTAGCCAGTGataaccatttttatttttgaatacaGGTTTTATAGGTGGGTTTAGATTTGTAGGAGAGAGGATACAggattttccttccatttctcagTTCACTAGCCAAGTTGCGTCGCTCCCTCACTCCCAAAAGCAGCTTGGAACTAAGATagtttctattatttctatatATCAACAGCCAGACAAGCTATAGATACAGCTGAAGTAACACATTTCACGTTCTACGGAATACTTTTTCTTCATCTAACTTAATCTTTGTCCCTGAAATACAACTACAGGTTATGTTCTTGGCTAGGATTAAAGACAGAGCAGTACTACTGAAACTGCAGAATATGTTGTCTCTTTTCCTTGGTAGCACTGATGTGATTAATTTGCTACTTTGAGCTGGTTTTATCTCGAAAAAACATCTAAGATAAAAGTTATGGTTAATATTTGTGCATCTCAGGTTGTTAAAGTTCTATGCACGTAATTAGTGAGGTTGAAATAAAAAGTGAGATATTCTGACAGTCACTTATGGTGGTGAGTAACTAGGTAACAGTACATTTATGTCAGAGAAGTGCAGTACCAATGGAAAGGCAAGTAACAGTGCTTTGTCTCTACCTCTATGCTTCATGGATGTTTAGGGGTGTGTTACAGAGGCACTATTAAAGCCAGATGTTTTAATTCCATGGAAGACAGTAACTGAGAGAAGGCATCAAAGAGGGATGACAGCATGGAGAGACTGACATTCACCAGGCCTCTGGGAGAAGACTTCTGGGCACGCAGTCACATCAGGTACGTGCAGGGCTGTGGATGTTGGTGTTGTTGGACCCTCACACTACAGGGTCGCTCCACCTCCAGAAATCTTCTctattgcttttgctgtttcagTCAACACTGCCATTAGGTTTATTTTTGTAAGCACTGGTAATGTGGCAGCCACACTTATGAGCACTTTGACCCCCATGATTAGATGGGACTCCTTAAGAAAGCAGTTTCCCTGGGTTGAGGACAGCTTTATCTGAATGCAGCCTCTTCCCCCCTCTCCAGAGCCAGAGTCCGCAAACTAGAGTGCCTTGTTTCAGTTTATCGGTCCTACTGTTTTTTAGGTCAAGACTGTGATCCTGGAAGCTTGCTGCAGCAGGTCAAAGGGCTGGAATAAGGATCAGTCCCACCGTGGTGTGACACAGCCTGAGAACTAAAGCCAAAGCCTGTATTTAGCTAGGGTAGGACTTAAGCACCACTGCTGTCCTCTCTGTCTCTGGTGAGTTACTTTGGTCCCAGGCAGAAGCCAGGCTCAGGATGCTGATGATAATGCCTGATTCCTCAGGAATTTCCATCCTCAGGAGAAACCTTTAGTTATGTTCTTACTTCATGTCCTTTGGGGAAATGACTATCCACCATTGCAGCTAAGTAGGTGGGGAAAGTTCCCCCTTatctttctctgaaaaacaaaggaactGCTGGGAATGGAGAACCGGAGGAGCTGTCACTATACTTGTAGAGacaaagcaagcagaaagaGCCTGGCAGCTCAGGGCAGCTACACCTCTTTTTCTgctattacaaatattttagcCTGCTTTTTGTTCCgtcccctcccttcctcctcatTGCGACATGAGCTCTTGCCAAGCAGAAAGGGAGGGCCTGAAACTGCTGCCTTGAGGcctgggaggggaggaaagagcAGTTTATACAGCCAGATTGGGAGGAGAAGGGTATGGAGGGGCAAAGGGCAGATCCACGGCTGGGGGTGGAATGGCACAAGGGAGGGAGCCATGCGGGCTGTGGAGAGTTAAGGAGGAACACTGGATTAATTAGCGCTGGGAGAACACATGGTAAAAAGTCAAGAATCTGTTACAATAGATTCAATGAAACTTCAATTTGGGGAGCCCTGCTTGAAGTTTGCAAACTGGGAGCATCCCCACCTTGCTCTGTGAAAGTAAATCTTTGAGCAGTTGCAATTAAAGCAACACAAATGTACACAGACAGAGCTCAGTTCCTTATGTGACATTAAACAGTTCCCTGTATTGAATAAAACTCTAAACGCCACATCCCATTACTCTTTTGATAAGGCATTTGGAGAGCCGACTCAATTTTTGAACTTGTAGCCTTGTCTTCTTCATGTCAGCAGCTTCCAGAGATGACACATCAGTGACATGATaagcattttaaacttttaaaagaagcttttaacctttttttttgtgcaactGCCGAAACAGCAAACATTTCTGTATCTATGATTGTGCCAAGTTAAATATTGTTACAGTAGTAGCTATAGTATACTAGCTGTCACAGCAGCTAGATGCTTGAGATTTGTCAGATAGTATTGTTATATATGATAAATGTCATCCCATATGACAGGAAATTGGAAACAGTTTTAGAAAAGAATGAGTATATTGCAAATTCATCTTACTGGAACTCTGTTACAGAAAATTACCCACTAGTGTCATAATGCTCTGTTCAGTTACacttcctttatttttactcTTCAGTTCTCAGTTGTGCACACACTCTACCACCATTCTGTCATCACAAAACGGGGCTTTTTAGTAAATCTTGTATCTGCTGTTTCCTTATAGAAAATGCCAGACCATGACTGGGAGATTTTGAGCTTGGGTCACTGCTCTGGTATCTGCTGTGGAAGTTTTTTCAGGTTTCTGTATGCAGACATACTGTCTTAAGCCCCTCCGGTGGaaatttatattctattttacCTCCCTCCTGTTCTTCCCCTGTGACTTTAATGACTTAAGTATTTCACCAGTTATGTTTCCCCTCTTGCAGTCTGCAGAGCTGCCTATATTAGGAGATGTGGCCAAGCAACCCTGTTTTACCCGGGTATCGAGGAGAAAAGGTAGAACCGTGGGGTTTGCAGCAAGTCCCCTGCTCGCCGCCCCTCAGAACAGGCGTGCAGGAGCGGCTGCGGCCGATGGCGGGGGCCGCGCCGCCGAGCTCACACCGCCAGAGAAGGGCCGTGCTGCGGCAGCCGTGCGGCTCCTGTCCGCGCCGGGTCCCGCAGGCCCCTCCGGCCCTTCCCCGTCCCGCCGGCGCGGAGCGGGGGCTGGAAATCCCCGCCGGGCCGTTCCCCGGAGAAGCGCGCTCATCTGGCGGGTTTCCCCGGCCGGCAGGAAAGTACCGAACGTCCCCGCTgccgccggggccgcggccgcgCTCACCCCGCAGCGCAGCTACTGGAACGAGCGAGGGGGCGGCCAGACCGCGCGAAGGAGCCGCGGGGGCCGAGGGGCACAGGCAGCCCACGGGAACGCTCCTCCTGCCACACGAAGGCGCTGCCTCAGGAGGGGCCGGGGCGGCCCGGCCGgcagccccccctccccgcggGACAGGCGCAGCACGACAGGCCCCGCCTCCACCGCCAGGCCGCACATGCGCCCGGGGCGCCGGGGCTTTCCCGGTGCGGCGCCTCCCCTCGGAGTTTCCAGGGCAGGCGCCATACCTTTCCCCCGCCGCCCCCCTGCCAAACACCGTATATAGGCGGGGGTGCGCACCAGGCCCGCCCGCTGCGGGGGGCCCGACCGGAGGCCGTGAGTACGGGGGTgcggcgggggccgggccgcggcCTGCTGGGGCCCTGTCGGGAGGTGCTCCTGCCAGAGCCGCGTCGGGGCTCGGCGCACGGCTGAGGGGCCGGCGGGCGGGGATGCGCAGTGTCAGGCGGTAGCTGCACCTGTCACCGGCCAGTGACTGATGGGCTCGGCCGGCCGCAGGGGAGACCTGGGGGGCTGAGGGGCCTGCCCCGCCCCGGGCCTTGCCGTCCGCGCTGGAGGGGTGCGGGGCGGCCCTGCTGGGTCACGGAGCGGGGCCGGACAGCCCGCGGTGCGGTGGGGTGGAGTGAGGCCCCGCCGAGCCGGGCGGGGAGCGCGGGCGCTGCGGGGGGACGCGGGGCGGTCGCCGGGGGTGCGGGACCCGCGCCTTTCGGTGCTCGAGATCTGTAAACTTAGCGACGGGTGCTCAGAAAGTAAATTTGTTCTGCCTGGGTTGTGACACGGGAGCTTTGAGTTTGCTATACTTCAAGTACCACTGTTCTGGACTTAAAAAAAACTTAATGTCGCTGTAGGATAATAGAAGAAAAACCCATGAGATTCAGAACAGTTAGGTGACTGGAAATCAAGGATACTCAGGGCTGTAGTGGAGGATAATATTAGAAGAAGAGTGGCAGAAAACGACCACAGGATCTGAGGTTTAACTGATCCTAAATGTTTTAGGATTATCAGGATCGCGGTTTGCTCTGATATTTCTAGCATTTGCTCTGACTTTCTCCAGTATGTCAGCTGGCTTAACTTCTCAGACTGGCATGGTTCATGTATGTTGATAGCTTAGTCCCACCGTCTGTGTTAAAGGAGTGGGTTGGTGTAAGGTGTTTGTAACTCATGTCTGCACTGATTAAACTAGCAGTAGCAATAGTGTGACCAGATCAAGAACAAATCTTCTAAGAGCTGTTGAGTAGGAAATGCTCTGCTGTTTTCCAGTAGCTGACTTTTCTAATGCTGTGTCATCATGACAAGGATATCTGTTTTGAGTCTCTCCTAGAGGGACTTTTTAGGAACTGATACTGTAAAATAGAATGCTATATATGCAAGTGTGAATAAATATAagtgtatatattttaaaacttttgaaCTTTGTCTTTTCCCTTACCTGGAATTTCTGATGAAGTTCAGTTTTGCTGGTGTCCTGTACTTCAAGTATTTAAGTCAGTGTAACAAAACAGGATCTTCCTTGTTTGAAAACCTGCAGGCTTAAATCAGTTTAAATGGATGTAACTTCTTTAGTACAAGATCTTACCTTTAGTTATACAGCTTGTGGTCAAGCAGCCTGATTGATCCATCTGCCAAAAAAAGTTCTGCTTGTAGATTAAACAGTTTTGGTATGTGTCAGTAACAGGGAAATTAAGTGTGTGAAATCCAGTCCATGTGACAGTATGTAAAGTTGACTCCCAGAACTTTCTAGCTAACGTTACAAAAAGCTTACATTGAGATTttagtgtttcagtttgtgcagTTTCTGTTTGTATAGCCATAACACGCACctcattttgtatattttgaaacattcctgtctttcttccttacagGTTTTGTTCTGCCCAAAAGAATTAAGTGATTGAAACTGTAGATTCTTACAATTTCTTCTTGCGAACAGTCAGTATCAACATGGAGGCGTAGGCACCTTAAAAGGGACTTCAGTCTGAACTCTGGGAGGTAGTTCTGTGCACGAATAAAGAAACTAAGGCttcaaattttctcttttttttttttaatctaaggattttgtttgcttctgtatGCCATAAACATGGCATACAGAAAAAACTTAATTCAACAGTATAAAACATTAGAATGTCCCGACAAAAGGAAATTAGTTTATGTTAAATTTAATAACTCTATACTTGTAACTAAGGCACCAGGTTAAAATCGAAATGCTCTGTTCAGTCTGTGCTGACAATGTTATAGACAGAAAAGCCTGGGGCTATTCCAGTCTTGTTGATTAAGACAGTTCCTCCTTGTCAGAGACAGTGTATTTGTTTATAGGTCAATACTCAATATGTGTGGAGTTGAGTAGACACTAACTTCTTTAGTCTTTACAATTATTACAACAATATGTAGAAGCTGAGGGTGGTTTTGGAAGTCTAGTGGTAGCAAGTAGATCAGATCAGTTCAGTAATGTTAGTTCAGAggctctttttttaaaatgccctTTGAGCTTGATAAACCATTATTTTCAGCCTCCTACTGAGGTTTGCAAACTAAAATCTTTACATGTGTATAAGCTGCATATTTGTCAGCTGTCCAGGGTGAAATAGTTCTTAAATCACTTAACATATATTCTGGTTAAAAATGATGTGGTTTTAGTTGCCCCCCATTTTAGTTTCTTTATTGACAAAGGATTTTGATAAGCCCATTTGAGATTTTTCCCCTCTGGATCCCACCTCCACTAGCCTGTCAAATTGATGTTGCTCTCCCAGATGTACAGTACAAGGAAAAGCATGCGATGCCAATATGATTCAAGGGAAAGTCCTTTTTTACATGCTTCCTTCAATTGTAAAACTGGGATGGGGCAGCTTTTGTCCTGAAAGCAGTTGCATAAACTTAAGTACAAGAACTTCTCAAATGTTTAAAGGCTGTTGATCCTGAGGCTGATTCTATTCACATATGAATTCAAAGTTGCACAttaaagtatttcattttcaggtTCTTAATTTTGTACAGGCAGGGGTTATTCCAAATTGCCTTTAATGCACACAACTACCTCCCAGAGGAAGACTTGTCCCATTCATCCAAAAGCAGTCCATTATGAACATAATGGAGAACAGCCCTTTCTTGGCTAGCATCATGAAGCAGAGTGCTTTCTGTGGTGAGCTGAAGTATGATTTGTCTTGTGAACTCTACAGAATGTCGACATTTTCTACTTTCCCTGTTAACGTGCCAGTGTCAGAACGGAGTCTTGCCCGGGCTGGGTTTTATTACACTGGTGTGCAAGATAAAGTGAAGTGCTTCAGTTGTGGCTTAACATTGGACACCTGGCAACCAGGAGATAATGCTATGGAAAAACATAAACAGCTGTATCCTAGCTGCAGTTTTGTTCAAAACATGCTTTCAGTTAACAACCTTGGACTGTCCTCTCATTCGGCCTTTTCACCTCTGGTCGCAAACAGTCTCTCACCATCTCTGCATTCTGTAACACTTCCTCCAAGTTTAGATCAAGTTGGTTATTTCAGTGGCTCGTATTCCAGTTTTCCTCAAGACCTAGTAACTACTAGGGCAGCTGAAGACCTTTCGTTCTTGAGACCTAAACTTCACAATCCTTCTATGAGTACAGAAGATGCTAGACTACGCACTTTTCACTCATGGCCACTGACGTTTCTGTCACCCACTGATCTGGCAAAGGCTGGACTTTATTACTTGGGGACAGCAGACAAAGTTGCTTGTTTCACCTGTGGTGGTCGGCTGAGTAACTGGGAACCAAAAGACAATGCTGTGTCAGAGCATCGGAGACACTTTCCTAACTGCCCTTTTGTGGAAAACCTTACCCGTGACCAACCATGTTTCAATGTCTCAAATGTGAGCATGCAAACCCATGAAGCACGTGTTAAAACATTCATAAATTGGCCAACTAGAATTCCAGTTCAGCCTGAACAGCTTGCAGATGCTGGCTTTTACTATGTAGGTAAGAAAAACAGACATCTCCAGTTTTATTCATAGTGCTATGTCAGCATTTACTTCAAAGTAAATTGTGTGAGTGTTTGCTAAatattttgccttgttttttttaaaggacgCAATGATGATGTCAAGTGTTTTTGCTGTGATGGTGGGTTGAGGTGCTGGGAATCTGGAGATGATCCGTGGATTGAGCACGCAAAGTGGTTTCCAAGGTAGCTTGCAAATCTTTATCATAATTGGTATACATCCTTAAATACTTCTAATTTTGACAGATATATATTGCACTTAATGGTTTTGTTTAACTTCACCATATGATGTACAGTCTTTCATTTAGATGTATTTCATGTACCTCTATTGAAAAGCTCTGAAGAGCTCAGGtggctttaattaaaatattccttCATTAAGCATGATATTTAATGCCTTCTGTTTCATACTCGAAAGCTGTATGCATCCCTGAATTGCTATTAGCGAGTGAGGCTGCATTGTTAATGAGCATACTTCCCTGAGAGAAGCAGTCAGAAAGCAGACTGAGGAGAGAAGAATCTGCTGAGGAATTAAGTAGAAGGAATATCTGGCTGCCTTGGTCTAGTTCTGTGCCCACACTGAATGCTCTTGAACCAGTTTTTCAGCAGGTGTGGTTTAGTTTCTTAGGTATGGAAAGGCTTGTGAAGAAGGTTTCAGCGGTTGTTTAACATGTCTCTTGGAAAAATGACAGAAGTAACTTCTTTAAATGTCCCCCATAATCAAATGGCAATTGCATACCTCATTGCTATCTGTGTTGGTGGAAATCTCCATCAACAACAGAAATAGCTTCACTTAGTTTCAGGAAAGCTAATAGTCATTCTTCACATCATAGATCTCCAGCTAGTCTTTTTCATGGGCAATATATTAGGTACTGTTGGACTACATGATGTGTGTTGAGTTAAATGataccttttttctcttttggtgtTATGCTTTCCAGAAAATGTACTTAAGAGAGAAAACTCTGCATTAATGAAGCAGATCTGGCTTTGACAGTGGTGTTAAATTTTGTTAACTTATTTTGAATGATTTGAGTAGAAGATGAGAATGGTGAGATGCAAGATGGAAACAGTTTATCACTGCAGTTTGTAGTGATGCTGACAGGGTATCATTTCTCA includes:
- the LOC102090342 gene encoding inhibitor of apoptosis protein, producing the protein MNIMENSPFLASIMKQSAFCGELKYDLSCELYRMSTFSTFPVNVPVSERSLARAGFYYTGVQDKVKCFSCGLTLDTWQPGDNAMEKHKQLYPSCSFVQNMLSVNNLGLSSHSAFSPLVANSLSPSLHSVTLPPSLDQVGYFSGSYSSFPQDLVTTRAAEDLSFLRPKLHNPSMSTEDARLRTFHSWPLTFLSPTDLAKAGLYYLGTADKVACFTCGGRLSNWEPKDNAVSEHRRHFPNCPFVENLTRDQPCFNVSNVSMQTHEARVKTFINWPTRIPVQPEQLADAGFYYVGRNDDVKCFCCDGGLRCWESGDDPWIEHAKWFPRCEYLLRVKGGEFVSQIQARFPHLLEQLLSTSDMPVDENMDPPIIRFEPGESHSEDAIMMNTPVVKAALEMGFSRRLIKQTVQSKILATGENYKTVNDLVADLLTAEDEKREEEKERQFEEVASDDLSLIRKNRMALFQRLTCVLPILGSLLSAKVITELEHDVIKQKTQTPLQARELIDTVLVKGNEAASIFRNCLRDCDPVLYKDLFVEKNMKYVPTEDVSGLPMEEQLRRLQEERTCKVCMDKEVSIVFIPCGHLVVCKECAPSLRKCPICRGTIKGTVRTFLS